The Sus scrofa isolate TJ Tabasco breed Duroc chromosome 6, Sscrofa11.1, whole genome shotgun sequence region GAGAAGGTAGACGGGCACCCAGCGGCGTGTGGCAGCGTCCACCAGGTCCAAAAGCAGGTCTGGGTCAGTGAAGATGTCCATGACGACAGCCACcagctgaggggtggggagaggggctgtgGGTGGAGCCTGGCGTTGGGGGGACATTCGGAGGGTGAGGGgctctgggtggggggtgggagtttAAGGGCCCAGCCTCCCTGGGATGTTCAAGATGCCTGAGGGGAGACACGGCCCCCGGATAGGCACCGCTGTTCATGCAAAACCTATGcgtgaatgagaagaaaaaagccCTTCCCAGAGccctcccctcgcccccaccACCTCTAACTGCTGGAAACTGTCATCATACATCacatgtctggagttccctgtggctcagcaggttaagagctcaactagtatccataaggatgcgggtttgatccctggcctggctcagtgggctaaggatctggccttgctgtgagctgtggtgtaggctgcagatgcagctcggctctgctggtgctgtggctgtggtgtaggccagtggctagagcgctgattcagcccctagcctgggaacctccatataccaagggttgagccctcaaaagaccaaaaaaaaaaaaaaaaaaaaaaaaaaatagactgggagttccctggtggcctagtagttaaggatctggcattgtcactgctatgtcttgggtcactgctgtgacggctcgggttcgattcctggcctgggaatttctgcatgctgtgagtgtggctccccaaaaaagatgttaaaaaaaaaaattaacaggccTGTCCAGGGGGCTGCAGGGCAGACATCTGGGAAGAGGATGGAGCATGTGTCTGAGACCAGGGGGTCCTAATTAGGGGCCAGGGGCATGAATGCCTATGGCACCCTGGCCTTGGGGAGAGGGTAGGAACCCCCTTATCTAAGAGGGTGAGGGTGAGATCTTGGGGGGTGGTGAGGATGCCCCGATCCTGGGGGCTTGGAGGCATGGACTCCTGGGTTCCCGGGACGTGGACGCACAAGTTTCAGGAGGGCCTGGCTCAGGATGCCCGGGTCCCAGGGGATGTGTACACAGTCCCAGGTCTGGGGAAGGAATGCCAGACCCTCCCAGAGCCCCACCTTGTGAGCGGCCTGGATTTCCTGGCGCACGATCTCCTTGAGGGATGGCTGGCCCTCGCCAGGTGGCTGGGTGTAGAGCTGCGCCCGGGTGATCCCCTTCCAGGCTGAGTCTTCTGGCCAGCCCAGCCGCAGCACGGGCACCTGCTCCTCCGACTGTCCAGGCCAGTAGGTCAGGCTACCTGAGTCCCCATCAGCGGTGGTGGCTCCCTCTGTGGCCCTGCCGGGTTTCTGCTTTGCCGCTGTCCAGTCTTCAGCGGCCGCTGCCAGGCCCCGGAGCTCATCTCCACTCAGGAAGGGCCGCAGGCCCTCGCGCTGCACGCAGGCCTCAAAGGCCtctgcgcctttgctcagcagaGCCTCCAGCGCCAGCCGCTGGCCCTCAGAGTACAGAAAGCTGGGGCTGGCCTCGGTCAGGGGCAGCCCCCCTGTCCCCCATTCCATCCCTTCCAGCGCATCCAGCTGGGAGGCCGCCATCGGGCTGTTCAGGTGGGACGACGGTGAGGCTGCATGTCCAGGGTCTGAGCATCTGCGGGGGGTCTCCTGACAGGCAGATTCTGCGCGGCTGTGCAAGGCTTCCAGGACAGTCCGGAGAAAGTCCAAAGGGCTCACAGTTCCGACAATCAGGCTGCCCAAGTGACTGACCACTGGATGCACGGCGCGGCTCAGACCAAGAGCCCACAAGCCGTCTGAGCTCCCTGCCGGCCTCTAATGGTCTGGCCCTGCATGGCGGTCAGCTGCCCGTTTCTGCTCCACGGCATGACAATCTCCAGCCTCACGGAGGGTTCAACAGGGCCCCTCATGAACCCTTCAGCCAGCTCAGGGTGACTCTGCCACCACGTTCAGGCCACAGGCTGCCTGCCCGTCTCTGAGCACCCAAACGTCCCTCGCTAAAGGCAGAGCCAGCTGCCTGTTTGCTCCCCCCTCCCGGGGACAGCACCTCCAGCTGACAATTTCAATACCCGAGGGCCCAGTGGAGCACCTAGCTGGCTCCCTTGGAATGTTCCTCCCGACACCCAGCTGGCTGGCTCACCAGCTCTCACTGGCTGACCATCCCGGAAGCCTTCTGTCTGGgtctcctctctgagccttggaaGAAGGCACCCTGGCCCTAAATCTGGgcatcaccccctccccacctgggaGCTAGGCCAGGCTGCCCTGTGGGTTGACGGCTCTGCTCCCTGAGCCTTCACACCCGCTCAGGCTGCGGCAGTGCCTGATGCCCTCCGCAAGGGGTTTTCTCACTATTGAGCAGGTCTAGGTTGAGCCACACACGGTTCCTCAGACCGCTGGCCCTGCCTGTCCTCTGGGCCGCCCGGTGGTCTCTGGCTGCCCTCTGAGCAGTGCTGATCCCAGCCTGGATTTCTGCCTTAATCCCACTATGCCGTGCAGTCAGATCACGCACTGATTCCTGGGCAACGACCACTTGCATAACCTCCCAAGCTGCCCCTTTGAGGCTCTCCACCCAACCTCTGTCTGGCCTGTAGACCCCTGATCCCTGCAAACCAGCAGCCCCTCCTAACTCCAGCACCCAGGCAGCACCCCTCCTCCAGACCACAGCGACCAGCCCTGCAAAGAGAAGAGGAATAAAGCCAGGccaccctttctccctccttcccagccccttCAGCACGTCCaggtctccacaccctctcctcctcttgcCTTTGCCGGGAACAGTCAGATCAGGGGGCTGGAGAcctcctgcttttatttctgcgGTTCTTCCGGGCGACCGGCCTTATTCATCAGGTTTCTGCCTGGGATCCGGGGAACCCAGCCCCTTGTGCAAACACAGGGGCAGGGCTGATCCCTGGTGGTCTGGGGTTGGGGGACCCCAGGGAAGGCAGGTCCCAGCTCCAGGAACACACTCACCGGGCCAGCGGCCCGCCAGACTGGAGCTTCGGGGGAGAGGGAGCACCTCACCTGTTCCCACGCATTCCCTCCCCCAGAGGCCCGCTCCACCTGTACTTCCCGGTACGCGCCCTGCCTGCCACCCCTAGCCGACCCAGATCCCAGCCAAGGCCGCGGGTCCTTTAAGAGTAGGTGTGGCTAACCGTAAAAGGGAGCAGGTGCGCTAACGCCCCACACCTGGCTCTAGGGAAGGAGGTGGGGCTCTGAGGCCCAAAGGCCCGCGGGAGGGCCTGGGCAGGATTAGGGCGGGCACCCTGGGGGAAGACACAGGAGACCCGCAGACTCCACCCTCAGCACAGCAGAAGGGGCTCATCCCAGATGCAGGACTGCAGAAAGGGGCGTGGCATCCACCCCCCCAGACAAAGGCTTCCCACCCAAGGCTCAGAGCCTCCCCCACCCATGTTGCCAAAAACCACACGAAGGACCACCAGCATTCAAAATCTTTTTAATAACAAGGCAGGCTCTGGGGTTAGTTTTTGTAGCCGCGGCTGGCACGTCGGCCTCTGGCGCGCTCGAACTTCCGGCCCTTGGAGCGAACATAGGGTCTGCAGGGAGAGAAGGTAGGGTGAGAGCCGGCCCACATCAGGGATGGTGGGGCTGGTCTGCGAGCTGGTGGCTTAGAACAGTGATGCTTGTTCTATCAGAGCAGCACAGGGACACCAGGAGGCCCCATTCAACCCAAGAAAGACCAACCGGCAGTGCCGAAAGCCAAGATGCCAGGAGGGGCTGCCGAAGCTCCCTCACTAGGCATCAACCTGGGTGCCCCAGAGCTGGACAAAACACAGGCCCCACCTGAACCTAAAAGAACCTGTGCATCTGTGATGCTGCCTGCGGAGGGAGCTCAAAGCCCAGGAGCAGGCTAGGTTTACAGCTTCAAGCCAAGTCTTGAAGAAAAAGCGGGTAAAATGGGGTGGGGGACTCCAGAACGGCCTGAGGCTGGACTAGTGGGAGGAAAAGCAGCTGGAAGCATGGCAAAGCCTAGAGCTGCAGCGTGGGGTCCAGGAGAGAGGCAGGACTAGGTATACTCACTTGGTGTGGCTGTGCGGGGTCCCTGGGGCCTTGCCGAAATGCCTGTACACCTCGCGGCCCTTGCGAGGCCCTGGGGAAGGGAAGCAAGGGGTGGCTCAGGCTGATCTGGGGTGAGGGTGTCCCtgacctcccaggccagggaaagtAAAGGCTGCCAGCAGTCACACAGCTCCCATCGGACCACTCCCACCCCCGGGCCCCCTGCCAGCCACTCAGCACCACTCACCAGAGAGGAGGACAGTGCCACAGCCTTTGGGGGAGTCCAGGGCCAACTGGTCGAAGGTGAGGATTTTGCCCCCGGCCTTGAGAATGCGGCTCCGGGCACGGCTGCTCACGCGCAGAGCGCACACCTGGAGGACACAGGACAGGTGTGGTCAGAGCCCCCTGGACAGTGACAGGGCCTGCTGGGACGGACTACCAACTGCCCAGACCCAGGACAAGAGTCTCGGCTGCTTGCTCAGCCCGAGAGCCAACGCCAACTACTCAGAGAGAGCTTTCTGAGTTGACAACAGCCATTCTTCTATTTTTGCGTCTAGAAATGGCTTTAACACCATAACCCTAAACTGTTACAGAAGGAAATTGTGGTTCCTTTTTTAACACTTGTGGTTTAGTGATACTGAACCCaaccactatccatgaggatgcgggtttgattcctggcctcactcactgggttgagggtctggcgttgctgcgactgtggtgtaggccggcagctgtagctcccattggacccctgggaacctccatatgccatgggtgcggccctaaaaagcaaaaaagaaggaaactgaggcacaaaagaGATCCAGGGCTGTCCAAAGATGATAAAGTGGCAGACACATCTAGATCTGAACCCTGGCTGGATCAAGAGCCAGCATTGTCAGCAAGGCCCCAAAAGGGGTTTGCCCAGGGATGCCACCAGCAATGCTCAGGACGCCCCCCCTTCAATCCAGGCCTTGTCCAGAGAAGGAAGACTGAGGATGAGCCAGATAGCATGACAGTAGGACAAGGACTTGAGGTGCATCTGTGGGACCTCACCTTGACCCTTGCACCGCGCTGTGCCCCATCCCCACGCACCTTCAATTTGGGCACCTCCTGGACACGCACGTCATCGGTTATAGTCCCTACGACCACAGCGGTCTTGCCTTCCCGGCCAGGAAGCTTCATCTTCCGGATCTGGAGGCGGGGGTGTTACGCACATTCAGCACGTCCCTTCTGACGGTTAAATCCAACCCCACTGCTTCAAGCACCCCAAGAACCAACAGTCAtgcccacccacaccacagctctcaaaCCAGCACAATCC contains the following coding sequences:
- the RPL18 gene encoding 60S ribosomal protein L18, which translates into the protein MGVDIRHNKDRKVRRKEPKSQDIYLRLLVKLYRFLARRTNSTFNQVVLKRLFMSRTNRPPLSLSRMIRKMKLPGREGKTAVVVGTITDDVRVQEVPKLKVCALRVSSRARSRILKAGGKILTFDQLALDSPKGCGTVLLSGPRKGREVYRHFGKAPGTPHSHTKPYVRSKGRKFERARGRRASRGYKN